The genomic segment aaaaaaaaaaccgtttgaGTGCAACATCTGTGCTGAAGGATTTCCTGTACCCTGCATGCTTAGGGCTCATCGaataaaaatggtaatatattgaaacttcaataacaattatgaatttattaacattgaattttttttttttcagggtcACACATAGAAAAATGTTGAACAATTGAAATTCTTCAGTGGCCTtaccaaaatgtattatgtaattaccTTATGTATCATATTTCATTATCTTTTAGTATAAGTCTTATACACAACTATctcttttttatactttttaacctagcttaaatacttttcaataaTGAACTGAAAATTGTAATgtaaaactcaaaatatatttaaaactgctgtattttttaaaaaaattttgtttgaaaaaactCACCTATAATACACTCCTAtctcttttataataatgtcaCTTTCTACAGTTGTTATGTTTGTAAACTATATATGCCGGGTGAGTCTATATATACCGGGTGAGTCTTTGTTGTCCGAGTGACTCTATACATATACCGGGTGAGTCTATATATATCGGGTTAATCTTTGTTGTCCGAGTGAGTCTATATATATGCCGAGTGAGTCTCTATATGTACCTGGGAGTCTATACATATGCCGGGTGAGTCTTTGTTATCCGAGTGAGTCTATACATATGCCGGGTGAGTCTCTACATATACCGGGTGAGTCTATACCCagaaaacattataacatttaaacgttatttgtcaaatatttgttagtttttttaaaaaattgtacattatttgtatacaactttATTTACACTTGCAAACATCAATCAAATGTTTGACAAATGTCATTTGAACcagatcatattatttaataatcaatttaacaCAAACTTTGgccaaatatttatcattagatTATGTACTGTTTCTTTAAAACCTTAcaagtttgtttttaaaatctcTGTCGCAAAGCTTATTCTCAATCTCCTCAAGCTCTTCAAATGAAGAAATAGGCCAACAATAACCATATGGTTCAAAATCATCTGAATGCTCAGTAGTAATCATATTGGCAgtgttgattaatttttttatttcttcttgTCCTTgagttaaattttgaaattccgTATTGCTAAAAGCCATGAAGTTGTACAttcttttgtaaaaataatccaTTTTTGAAAGAACCTGATCagctacaataattttaagaagACCCATCaatagtattgttttaattaattagtatgcgTACTAGACATACCAAATTCTGAGATATTGATATTAGCAGTATTCATTGAATTTTGCATTTGTTGAGCGTTTTGTTCCTTTAATTTATCTGCACCACCTGtaagtgtaatattaattaattattgggaTTGGAAGCTATTTTTCTCTAACATACCAGCTACCAGCAACAAAGGATGTTAGACAGCGTGTTCTATTTCTAACTTACTAATATTGATCTAGCGAAACAATAAGAACTCTGTGAGTCCACTTGAGATTGCctcacatttttgatattgtcaTTTTAACTTAGTCAACAGttgaaatatcataatttttaacgtaagtttttagtatttaagaagataaaataaaaacaaaaatgtagatAAGTCAACTAATCGAAATATGTTCTCAAAAGTCTTATTAATTTACTACAGTTAATCCAGTATGATGGAAAAGACCATGTCTATAATGTTAAATGTGGCATGTGTGTTAGAAAAAGAtggaaaatttgaattaaaatccCCATAATACTAATAGAGAATTATAGtagaacttaaaaataattatataaaaaaagtaaaaacacttacagcttaaattatttttctcagGAACTAATAATTCATTAGTTTTTGCAAGTAGTTCAGTTGGCAGGCTTACATTAGATCTAATATGATTGTTCTTGAATTTAACTGCTTCAGTTGTTTctttatatagtaaaatttaaaaacaaaataataaatatattattatacctgtagtatttaagtatatttcaacaaaatttaaatattgatatttactaGTTCTTTTTTGAGTGCTACTTGATATAGGCTTGGTGGTCATAAATGATTGGGAATGATCTGATGAATTaaacaaatctaaaatatataatattgatgagaaaataataaattggtaacattatttttttaaacaaatttattttaattgtcaatatGTAANNNNNNNNNNNNNNNNNNNNNNNNNNNNNNNNNNNNNNNNNNNNNNNNNNNNNNNNNNNNNNNNNNNNNNNNNNNNNNNNNNNNNNNNNNNNNNNNNNNNNNNNNNNNNNNNNNNNNNNNNNNNNNNNNNNNNNNNNNNNNNNNNNNNNNNNNNNNNNNNNNNNNNNNNNNNNNNNNNNNNNNNNNNNNNNNNNNNNNNNNNNNNNNNNNNNNNNNNNNNNNNNNNNNNNNNNNNNNNNNNNNNNNNNNNNNNNNNNNNNNNNNNNNNNNNNNNNNNNNNNNNNNNNNNNNNNNNNNNNNNNNNNNNNNNNNNNNNNNNNNNNNNNNNNNNNNNNNNNNNNNNNNNNNNNNNNNNNNNNNNNNNNNNNNNNNNNNNNNNNNNNNNNNNNNNNNNNNNNNNNNNNNNNNNNNNNNNNNNNNNNNNNNNNNNNNNNNNNNNNNNNNNNNNNNNNNNNNNNNNNNNNNNNNNNNNNNNNNNNNNNNNNNNNNNNNNNNNNNNNNNNNNNNNNNNNNNNNNNNNNNNNNNNNNNNNNNNNNNNNNNNNNNNNNNNNNNNNNNNNNNNNNNNNNNNNNNNNNNNNNNNNNNNNNNNNNNNNNNNNNNNNNNNNNNNNNNNNNNNNNNNNNNNNNNNNNNNNNNNNNNNNNNNNNNNNNNNNNNNNNNNNNNNNNNNNNNNNNTCAGGAAATACAGTCGAACAGCATctggttttaaatgtttttgtacgTACCAGGTCTATCTAAAATGTCACtagataaaaaatgttcactacAAATTTTGGAATATTGTGAAGGagtaaattgttttcttttcatTGCCTGTAACCACTGTTTTAATAGCTCAGGATTGCCCAAAGGAAAcctgtaaaagaaatatttaataattaacaaaaaatattaaataattaaaaaataacaaaatcacacAATTTTTCCATTAATCACTGCTTATTTattagtacaattattaatataatatatcattactaACTCACCCAAAAAATGACAACCTAGCTACACAGGCAACTGGCATGATTGAAAtcgaaactaaattattttgttttcacttttcactAGTACacaaagattttaaattatttattacttaaatttaaagtcAGTCTCTGACAGTAGGTACATCATTAGTAATGATTCATTAcacaatattgacatattgacATTTTTGCAAATGGCGGCATTATCAGTTGGCCGGTATGTTGTGGCTTCAATGATAACGGCGAGTTAGTTatctaagttatttaaaatctctGATTTTATCTGATAATTTTGCCACTCCCaaaacattgattaaatatacatagatagcCCACGCAACGTTAAAAACTGTTAATGAGAAATCGAGGTATTGGGAGcctaaatataatagtacaggAGCCTGAATTCAGATAGCGCTTGAGTAGTTTTCGACACTATCACAACCGCAATGGAAACCACGATGGTAGTACTTGGTAGTTTATGTCGTTTATGATGGTATTTAggtttacttaataatttatgataagcgGTAAGTGATAACATTTAATTGAACAGTTAACTGACAAAAACCATCTTATGTCTGATTCGACTATGCTCTGACAACTACAGACTCGCTGCCTACTTTACCTCGCGTTCTTTACTTCGTTTGCagttcttgtatattataaattataataaataattattattcattgttatttatacctatattaatattatgtcgcGCGGTTGTGGTAGTAAATGTGTGTACATGGACTGTGGTTAATCCGCTCGTAATAATCCAGATTTGACGTTCCGTAAATTTCCAACAAATGCGGATGTTCGTAAAAAGTGGATTTTGAGTTCAGGTAAGGACAATcatattagaaaaataagtgaacataatattttagaatgttaataaaatacataaaaaatttgttatttttatcaaaattaaactaCAAGACAAGTGTAATGTtagcttaattattaaaaagtatatggGTATGACTTGATACCtagtaattcaaaaaaattatacattttatgtgttGTCTTGTGTGTGTAAgactgataaataataacacactaCTGTTTGGTAAATAACTATGtatgtcttataattttatcagattatacaaattgtaatttatttctgGTATTCTATAAAGGTGTATTTTGtggtattgattaaatatacatttaattaatagttgCTAGTAACACAATATCAATGTAATAGGAATAGCTAGGTATTGGTAGCtaactataatgtaattatgAGAAAAATTGCTCTGTAGTTTACAACTTAATGAacaccttattattatttatattttattcaaaaactattttatgttaGATATATCAGTTATTTTCTATAGGCGGTATAATACTCTTTATCACATTTTGgtagaatgtaaaaaaatatattggtctTTTGATAAACAGCTAACATTTGCATCACTTAAGTTAACTATCTACCTAAGtctttttgttataatactatCAATACCTATAGCTTTATTGTATTGAGTGAAGTCGCTTACTATGGCCAATATCCCCAATCTATCTCTAGCTATCTTTATttactttgtaaaaaaaaaatgtcatttgacattatttatattagatatttagtaTACActggtttattttataatacaaattgtaaattatgatttcACCACTGTTGATTTGGACATAAAACTTGGACTTGGCCATAGGTGATGACTCCACACTAGATATTAcaacttaaaagtaaatattttaaattttgtactaaattaaattcttatatttcaATTAGGAAATGTTACTCTACTGAGTCTCACGTCAAAAGAACTGTCATGTCGATACATCTGCGACACTCATTTTGTAAGCACAGATTATACTAACGAAAATAAAAGCAGATTAAACAAACACGCAGTTCCTACTCAATATACAGATATCGAAAATTTTCATGTTACCACACCTACTAATGTTTACAAGAAAGTATGTGTAAGAAGCCCAATTCAATTACAAATGGTTACCAAATCAGGTTCTCCGAATTTCTACGTTCAAACACCAAATAAAATTCTACCTTCCACTAGTTCCACTAGTAACTTATTCACAGTTGCTTCTACATCTTTGACTCCAATATTGACACCAACAACAAGAAAATTCATTGAAGAATCACACGTGCAAATAAAATTACAgcctaaaaaattatttagtggtgATAAAGTTGCAAAACTACAATTTGCtctggaacaaaaaaaaaaagcaaattaacagtaaaaatatatccCTGTTTAGATTGAAAAATAGGttacaattaatgaaaaatggaaGGCAGACTaccaataatattgtagattCATTACAATATCCATCAAAAGACTCTAAAGTACTTGTCAAAATGCAGACATTAGGAGCTAAATCGTCAAGAAAACCTTTCACAAAAGCAGAACAAAATTTTGCCCTGagtttattttacaaatcaCCAAGTACTTACAAATTtctaagaaataataagaaaataactttACCTGTCATGTCAACAATTCGTCGGTGGAttgataattcaaaattcaGACCGGGATTTAACTCAAGACTATTTCGANNNNNNNNNNNNNNNNNNNNNNNNNNNNNNNNNNNNNNNNNNNNNNNNNNNNNNNNNNNNNNNNNNNNNNNNNNNNNNNNNNNNNNNNNNNNNNNNNNNNNNNNNNNNNNNNNNNNNNNNNNNNNNNNNNNNNNNNNNNNNNNNNNNNNNNNNNNNNNNNNNNNNNNNNNNNNNNNNNNNNNNNNNNNNNNNNNNNNNNNNNNNNNNNNNNNNNNNNTATTGGGTGGAGTTGTTAGTGGAGTAATTCAACGGCTATTAGATTGTGGATTTCATGTTAAAGCTGTAATATGTGACCAAGGAACAAACAATGTAGCAGCACTTAAGCTATTGAAAGTTATAAAAGACAAGCCGTTTTTTGAAGTTAATGAAAGAcgaatttattctatttttgatactccaaatttatttaagaacttgcgtaaccatttaaaaaaaaacaattttatattcgaaGGCAAAGAAGCCTCTTTTCAAGACTTGAGAGATTTTTATGACATTGATAAAAAAGTTGTACTAATCgttctttattaaaaattactgacAATCATATAAACCCAGGGCCATTTCAATTGATGTCATGTAAATTAGCTATGCAACTTTTTAGTAATACAATGTCTACAGCTATAAAAACCAGTGTTTACACCGGTCAGCTGAAGTCTAAAACAGCTATACAGACAgctaatatgataaaatatttcaatgatttaCTAGATGTACTAAATAGTATGAGTTTGTACCATTCCAATCCATTTAAATGTGCATTATCCACCGGGAGACCCCAGCAACTAGAATTTCTtcaaaaagcaataataacatttgaaaatttaaaaaagaaaaaatctaCCAACAAAGGGAAACAAGAAACCAGACCTGTTTGCTTTGATGGTATGTGCTGGACCTTGAATGCTATTATAATGCTGTATAAAGAACAACAAGACATGGGATTCCCATACATTTTGACTGGACGCCTCAACTCTGATGTAATAGAAAACACATTTTCTATATTTAGACAAAAAGGAggatataataggtaaaatatgcTAGCGTTGAATTCTTATATAACatgaaagttgaatattttaagttatcaataattaataaaatgttgatgtttTTTCAGAAATCCAACTGCAAGAACTTTCCGCACAACTTTTAGAATCAATGCAAAAATGAGTTTAATGAAACCATCGAGTTCTTCTAACTGTGAGCCAGACGATGACATCCATTTAATGACTCACTCAGTAAATAATGAGATCCAAATAGATGGAGATAATAGTGAGTCAACAATATCATCCAATGAATCATCTGATTCATGGAAAATGGACAGCATTCAATTAGAAAAAGAAGCGGTGGTTACTTTGGAAAATTGTTCAAATACGTATTTTGCTGGTTACCTGGCAatgaaaactatattaaaatttccCAGCTTATATTGTGAGCAGTTAATGGTGAAGTctgatttttttgttacaaataaattagattttttaattttttgtaaaaactatgATTCAAAAACATCTGAAATGCATCtgaaagtacctacttatgaaCTAACGCAAGTTATCATTTTGGCACAAAAAATCCTCGCAgatatagtagaaaaaaaaccacacagaaaaaaaatagctcaatttgctgaaaaaaaaataaaaaccgaattaattacttatgtggaatcttgttttaaattttcaattcttagatacaaaagttgaacattttataaatttttaactacaaaataattattcaaattaaaatttgataaattttgtcaaaatttcaacttcaaatgcttataaaaaataattgtgcctatgtatttttaatatttttcaactgatattgtaacaatatatcaggagcNNNNNNNNNNNNNNNNNNNNNNNNNNNNNNNNNNNNNNNNNNNNNNNNNNNNNNNNNNNNNNNNNNNNNNNNNNNNNNNNNNNNNNNNNNNNNNNNNNNNNNNNNNNNNNNNNNNNNNNNNNNNNNNNNNNNNNNNNNNNNNNNNNNNNNNNNNNNNNNNNNNNNNNNNNNNNNNNNNNNNNNNNNNNNNNNNNNNNNNNNNNNNNNNNNNNNNNNNNNNNNNNNNNNNNNNNNNNNNNNNNNNNNNNNNNNNNNNNNNNNNNNNNNNNNNNNNNNNNNNNNNNNNNNNNNNNNNNNNNNNNNNNNNNNNNNNNNNNNNNNNNNNNNNNNNNNNNNNNNNNNNNNNNNNNNNNNNNNNNNNNNNNNNNNNNNNNNNNNNNNNNNNNNNNNNNNNNNNNNNNNNNNNNNNNNNNNNNNNNNNNNNNNNNNNNNNNNNNNNNNNNNNNNNNNNNNNNNNNNNNNNNNNNNNNNNNNNNNNNNNNNNNNNNNNNNNNNNNNNNNNNNNNNNNNNNNNNNNNNNNNNNNNNNNNNNNNNNNNNNNNNNNNNNNNNNNNNNNNNNNNNNNNNNNNNNNNNNNNNNNNNNNNNNNNNNNNNNNNNNNNNNNNNNNNNNNNNNNNNNNNNNNNNNNNNNNNNNNNNNNNNNNNNNNNNNNNNNNNNNNNNNNNNNNNNNNNNNNNNNNNNNNNNNNNNNNNNNNNNNNNNNNNNNNNNNNNNgagtcttttattaaattttcaagcttttttaatcaataaataaaattttattgatatttatagaaaaaaaaactaaacaaattgaaaactgaaaatgtccgtaaacagctcaaaataagtcgaaatatttagaaaatgttatggtgtatagaaaatgctaatataaacattcagtaaaaatttcatgtatctacggtcatttttttttaaagttataccaaaaaccaaattcaattttgtgaaaaatcgattttgcgtaaaaattcccgcttttccttaatttttctttggtttttcttggcgcttttgaaaattactgagaattttaaattttgacctccccaatgcccCAACGATATTTACTTTccaatcaaacaagatactgaagttgaaaatcgaagcattatttcgactacttatcgtgtacacagacgcaaaaaaaaaaaaaaataaaaaaacatacatcattgtaaaatcaatacattcatcgttccactcagaatctaaaacctctTGCTGTGGAAGATTATAACGTTGGAAAATCTTTTATAGATCGTTCAGACCAAATGGCATCTTATTCAAGTCCCTTAAAAAGGTCAATAAAATGGTACAGAAAAGTATGTAGCGTTTGATATACTCTTGTCAACTTCTGTTGTGAATGATCTTTCactttacaaatattatgttactatgaATAACACCACTATTACAAGATTTAAAGAAGAAATTATTAAACCACTTTTATTTAAACCTACTGTACCATCTCTACCGGTGACTCCTACCTCTCATAAACTTGTATCTTGtggcaatttaaaaaaaaggatgTGTCAAAAATGCTATTCAAGGTTGTCATCTGAATTTGGAAGGAAAATGGCACAAAATAAAACAAGGAAAATATTAACACGCTGTGAAGGATGTCACATTTTTatgtgtattgttttattaaattccaTAAAAGTTCTTtgtaaattatagaaatttgtTGTTGCccgtaattaacaaaaaaatacattataattatttatgtgtaattttagattctgagcggagcgaggaagctaatgtttttacaatggtgtttattttctttttatatattgtatacaaaatttcttacAGAAGgtgtgtttcgatttcaacatatagtgccttatcttttagcaaattggatcaagatggtactttagagaggtcatttttcgattttctcaatagttatttaatgttacGGGAAAACCACcgcaaaatttcgaaaaaatgctaaaaatgggattttaatttctaacgctttgtttagaaacgaataaaaaattataatattttaatattaattcaacttacatgataaaataaataataacaaaatataaaatatccagactgacaaaccgtctccgctcagaatcgttttttttatacaatgatattatatcattgaattcaagtctaatacaatccaatatacaatgacccacttgtaatctactgtacagcatagcgacattCACTCacctggttttttttatttttatctattataataaagataacAAGATGTTgtagtataaatttattttatgataaccttgtaaaaatgtaatattataggttagtATACAAACAttacctagtaaaatataaagtaagtcGAAAAAAGTAGTTTATAAAGACTATCTATTGTCTTGTAAGGATTTTTCACCCCACATGTGTCGTAGAGGTCTCATAGGGTTCATTAACCCTACTtgattttattaagttaatttgaTTCTACTAAGTGAGATTATGATATAAAGTTatcaggtatttttttttaaattcatttttttaaggcCAAATTGGAATTGTTAGACAATACAAGACAAATTTCCGTTAAACGATATGTAAAGGTAAATGACGGGTCAGTAGACCCCCCACGGCAGTCGCctgtcaaaaattattattactttataatatgaggttattataactataatttttttcgtgttttCAGAAAACAATATTCAGGGTTATAagttgtttatacatattattataagttaaatcttactaactttataataattatagtaaactCTAGGTCAGtactagcattgattataaatactgcagtacctacctattatataacttaaaatacacTTTTGCaccaaaatttgtataaaaattagatttacaaattggatatttttttatttttagggcCAGTTTTACCATCTACTTTAAACTTCAATTAAAGTTAACCGGCCGAATTTGTCGGGTTAAATATCTATTATCAGTCGATTAAGAGTAATCGAAGCTTAAAGTAGTTGGTGAAAGCGGCCCTtagtattaaaacataaaaataataattattatacagtacttGTAGTGCAATcgtaatttataaatctatactcACGATCCCTATCAATCGTAATAAATATATgctttaattagtaataaaagatAGGATAAAGTAAGTAGTTATTCCACATCcctttaatcattattcatttaaaatatctaactaCCTATACCAcctcagttaatatattattataaggtgaaGTCTTATCAATAACAATGTACATGCTTAGGGGAGAGTGGGGCAGATTTGAatgaaattcacatttttatttttttaacaaattttgaatttgataattACAATCTGTAGTCTAGATGTTTGTGAATACTATTTGACTCATAACAACctcatatattaaataactaatttaatttctaattatgaagtcaacaatatttttattcaaatgtgcCCCATATATGTGATGCGCACAATATGGCGGCCGGCTTGCGcgtgttatcaatattatacgtaatcaCTTATAAGCATGATACTGTGGCGCTCGACGAATGGATAGTGACAATCGTCGGGgccaacacaaaaatataaggCGAGACACGGATGTAGTCggataactttttattaagattAAACAACACTTTACAATTTTGAGGGTTAATGCCGGTCTCGCACGAGTTGGGGGGTTTTGCGTCGTTCGCGGGTCGCGTGTGCGTGTTCGTCGACGACGTTGCGGGCGGTCGCGTCCTCGTTGCTCAGCCTAAAGACCCGTGGTCGCGGCGACAAAACGGCGGACAAGCTGACACGTGCGCGTGCTGACGGATCGAACAAAAGCGTGGTGCGAGCGCGGACGAGGTTGTAGCGCGTAGCGGGTACAAAAAAGACTAGGCCCTGTAACTGCTGTAAGCCACCCGACACTTCGAAGGCGCGAACGCCGCGGAGG from the Acyrthosiphon pisum isolate AL4f chromosome X, pea_aphid_22Mar2018_4r6ur, whole genome shotgun sequence genome contains:
- the LOC103310286 gene encoding uncharacterized protein LOC103310286 produces the protein MTTKPISSSTQKRTKTTEAVKFKNNHIRSNVSLPTELLAKTNELLVPEKNNLSCGADKLKEQNAQQMQNSMNTANINISEFADQVLSKMDYFYKRMYNFMAFSNTEFQNLTQGQEEIKKLINTANMITTEHSDDFEPYGYCWPISSFEELEEIENKLCDRDFKNKLVRF